The following DNA comes from bacterium.
CACCTTCGATCCCTTCCATGGACTGGAACCGTTGCCCCTGCCCGGGCCGGTATTCATCCATGCGGAACCATGCGCGCGGTATGATGAGCGCGCCGGGTTTCCGGCGCAATTGCGCGCGCATCCGATGACGTTGAACGGTTACGCCGCGGGACGGCGTCTGCTGGCGCAGGTGTACGTGAACGACGGCCGGGTGGAAACGGCCCTGGATGAAATCTTCGCCGAGCAGCAAGTTGCCTACGTACATATTCGCAACTCCGAGGTTGGCTGCTACCAACTGAGGGTCGAACGCCGCGACCGGGAGAACCAATGACGGCTCAGTCTGTTGAGAGATACCGTACCGACGCGGCCCGTTGGGAGGCGGTGCTTGCGCGCGATCCGTCCGCCGACGGGCAGTTTGTCTTCGCGGTGACCAGCACCGGTATCTTCTGTCGTCCGACCTGTCCCTCGCGTCGTCCGCGCCGGGAGCGCGTCGGTTTCTATGACACGCCCGCGGCCGCCCGTCGTGCCGGCTTCCGCGCCTGCCGCCGCTGCCATCCGGAAGATGACGCGTACGGACGTCGTCATGCCGACGCCATCGCCCGCGCGACGCAACAAATCCGCGACGC
Coding sequences within:
- a CDS encoding DUF1203 domain-containing protein — its product is MDQYKYIAIPSRTAEQVRATMRAPGYGHPAHREVATGFGPCRHCLRSFVEGADERILFTFDPFHGLEPLPLPGPVFIHAEPCARYDERAGFPAQLRAHPMTLNGYAAGRRLLAQVYVNDGRVETALDEIFAEQQVAYVHIRNSEVGCYQLRVERRDRENQ